TGAATTATTTCACGCCCTTAAACGGGGGGTGAAGGTACGGATCATGGTCAATTACGCGCTGACAGCTTTAGGGTATGAGAACAATCTGGCGTTTGGTCAATTTTCCAAGATTTCTGAAAGGCTCGAGAATGCAGGAGCTAAGCTGTTGAATACCTTCAATTCTTATTATACAGCCGTAGAATGGCGTGTGAAGCGGAAGGCGCTGAAGCAACAAGGCGTACCGGAAAGTATCCTGTTCTTACAGGATAAAGTACAAGAGGACGTTGAAATCACTGGGCTGAATGTCATTGATCATCGGAAGTTTATGGTCATTGATGGGGTAACCTCTATTATTGGCAGCCTGAATATTGGAGATCAATACACGTACGTGACGCCTGTTCAGGCATCTTCTTCGATCAGTATAGAAGGACATTTACAGGGGATTCCTAGTAAAAAAGAGGAGTGGCATGATGGCTGCTTCCGCATCCGTGGCGCGGCGGCGCAGCCTTTAAATGCTAAGTTTCATTCCCGTTGGTTACTTCTGGGAGGTGATCATTTTGACGTGGATGATGCCTTCTACCATCCGAATGTAAATTATCATTTTGGGGAGGAAGAATGTACACTGTTTGCAAGCTTTCCGGGTAATCCAGTTAACTTAATTCAGCAATACTATTTGAATTTAATTACCTATGCGAAAGAGGAGACGGTGATTGTAAATCCTTATTTGATTGATCAAGAGTTTTGGGATCGGCTGGGGGAGCTGGGGCCAGACTGTTCCTGTCATCTGAGCATCTGCAATCCGCTGAAGGTTAATGATCATCCTACCAATACTGCGGCGGTACGAG
This genomic stretch from Paenibacillus sp. FSL H7-0737 harbors:
- a CDS encoding phospholipase D-like domain-containing protein, with protein sequence METQKNMIDMVNYYLSGGSLARIMGEAGEEAEHRLMGIDLEAARAYRQSIGGVITEGEQLFQVPGFSPRLLGQLTEVLDRLDSDKLKALAPQTTWNNQVDPYVNGPECLGMILEEIKKAQHYIHLSVMLFFNDRSGNLVADELFHALKRGVKVRIMVNYALTALGYENNLAFGQFSKISERLENAGAKLLNTFNSYYTAVEWRVKRKALKQQGVPESILFLQDKVQEDVEITGLNVIDHRKFMVIDGVTSIIGSLNIGDQYTYVTPVQASSSISIEGHLQGIPSKKEEWHDGCFRIRGAAAQPLNAKFHSRWLLLGGDHFDVDDAFYHPNVNYHFGEEECTLFASFPGNPVNLIQQYYLNLITYAKEETVIVNPYLIDQEFWDRLGELGPDCSCHLSICNPLKVNDHPTNTAAVRGNMYKPFLNGVSFYDYSFTGRFSHWKITYDHRSRVVFHGSYNINERSACHDFELGMLVKGEAFAERIKSMIDYDLGVSRRITKKSEFFKYPWLHPSTYLNKVTQNYT